A single window of Nicotiana sylvestris chromosome 3, ASM39365v2, whole genome shotgun sequence DNA harbors:
- the LOC138888002 gene encoding uncharacterized protein — protein sequence MAKETGSEISFQDAANTAMRVEMVLSHGGDQGSDKRSRYSGGFSGASSGGGGCAASESGLQTLRDSQLYTKFLKCEFWLSSVAFLGHVVSAEDVVEPSVRDDVRIDVHEVEEETQEVVNPSREHVIDMPEPVVPKARAPLPRPPPPYPQRFAKQKGDNQFKKFIEMMKSLTINVPLVEALEQMPGYAKFMKDLVTKKRSMECETINMTHQVSAIVHSMAPKLEDPGAFSIPCTIGSADFAKALCDLGVDFEVPIILGRPFLATRKALVDVEAGELTFRVGDEKVVFHVCKSMRQSNSTEVCSFVNIVTTVIVDDTSAMVNVEDPLEAVLLNMDVDNDAGRVECVDATLAVLQKCKRAIGWTLADIRGISPAFYMHKIILEEDSSPSLEHQRRLNEAMQEVVKKEVIKWLDAGVVYPISDSSWTSPVQCVPKNGGMTVVTNANNELIPTWMVTGWRVCMDYRKLNKVTRKDHFPLSFLDQMLDHLASQSFYCFLDGYLGYNKILIAPEDQEKTTFTCPYGTFAFSRMPF from the exons atggctaaggagacagggagcgagatttcatttcaggatgcggccaatacGGCTAtgagggttgagatggttctatcacatgGAGGTgatcaggggtctgacaagaggtctCGTTATTCAGGAggatttagtggtgcctcgtctggag GAGGAGGATgtgcagcatctgagagtggtcttcagactttgagagatagtcagttgtatacTAAGTTtttaaagtgtgagttctggttgagttcagttgctttcttgggtcatgttgtttcagcagagg atgtagttgaaccaagtgtgagagatgatgtgcggattgatgttcatgaggttgaGGAAGAAACACAAGAggtcgtgaacccgtctagggaacacgtgattgatatgCCCGAGCCGGTGGTGCCCAAAGCTCGAGCACCCTTACCTcgacctcctccgccctatcctcaacggtttgccaagcaaaagggtgacaaccaatttaagaaattcattgagatgatgaagagtttgaccaTCAACGTGCccttggtggaggcactcgagcaaatgccgggatacgcaaagttcatgaaagatttggttacaaaaaagagatcaatggagtgtgagacaatcaatatgacccatcaagtgagcgcaattgtacattctatggctccgaaacttgaggaCCCCGGTGCATTCTCTataccatgtaccattggaagtgccgactttgcaaaagccctttgtgacttgggg gtggattttgaggttccaattatccttggaagacctttcctagctactaGGAAGGCATTGGTAGATGTTGAGGCGGGAGagttgaccttccgtgttggtgatgaaaaggtggtgttccatgtatgcaaatctatgaggcaatcgaatagcaccgaggtgtgctcgtttgttaACATTGTCACGACGGTGATAGTAGATGACACAAGTGCAATGGTGAATGTTGAAGACCCACTTGAAGCCGttctcttgaacatggatgttgataaTGATGCTGGGAGAGTTGAATGT gttgacgccactttggcggttctacaAAAGTGCaagagggcaattggatggacattggcggatatacggggcataagccccgccttttacatgcataagatcatattggaggaggattcGAGTCCCTCACTTGAACACCAAAGGAGACTCAAcgaagctatgcaagaagtggtcaaaaaggaagttatcaagtggcttgacgccggtgtggtgtatcctatttctgatagctcatggacttctccggtgcaatgcgtACCGAAGAATGGCGGGATGACTGTGGTAACCAATGCcaacaatgagttgattcctacttgGATGGTGACaggatggagagtttgtatggactatagaaagcttaacaaggtgactagaaaggatcatttcccgttgtcgttcctcgaccaaatgcttgatcatcTTGCGAGTCAGTCGTTTTATTGCTTTTTAGATGGGTATTTGGGGTACAATAAAATTCTCATTGCCccagaagatcaagaaaagacgaCCTTTACATGTCCCTACGGCACATTCGCATTTTCGAGGATGCCGTTTTGA